In the genome of Limibacillus sp., one region contains:
- a CDS encoding glutamine synthetase family protein, with the protein MPSEPQDKSALSGELDRFLSSHPQARSFTMIYTDLCGVQRGKILRREELAATYTHGRPFPESITVLDVTGEDVPETGLCFDHGDPDKPARPIPGSLLLSPWAGPEAAQFQVTVEEPDGRPFFTDPRAILERVVDRFAALKLRPVVAVEMEFYLLDLSAAAEHRAQPPRPLNGQAAPSKLQANLLSDLEDFQPFFAELYQACEVQGLPARTLLSEYAPGQMELVLQHRSDALLACDEAIRLKRAIKGVAAKHGLCACFMAKPYAQYSGSGMHLHASLETEAGENHFSSEDRLGNEALRHAIGGLKATMGDAMAIWAPGGNSYRRFRRSSYAPLAACWGADNRTVSLRIPGGPAASRHLEHRVAGADANPYLVAAAVLAGMHKGLVEKIDPGAPVEGNGYEQEHPALPGNWFAALSALRESRFLRDYFGADSLEVYAALKEGEADRFFAEPTALDFQYYLRTV; encoded by the coding sequence ATGCCAAGCGAACCCCAGGACAAGAGCGCGCTGTCCGGCGAGTTGGACCGTTTCCTGTCGAGCCACCCGCAAGCACGCAGCTTCACCATGATCTACACCGACCTCTGCGGTGTGCAGCGGGGCAAGATTCTGCGCCGGGAAGAGTTGGCGGCCACCTATACCCATGGCCGGCCCTTCCCTGAATCCATCACCGTCCTGGACGTGACCGGCGAAGACGTGCCGGAAACCGGGCTCTGCTTCGACCACGGCGATCCGGACAAGCCCGCGCGGCCCATTCCGGGAAGCCTGCTCCTCTCCCCCTGGGCCGGGCCCGAGGCAGCACAGTTCCAGGTGACGGTGGAAGAACCCGATGGCCGCCCCTTCTTCACCGATCCCCGCGCCATTCTGGAGCGTGTGGTCGACCGCTTCGCGGCCCTGAAGCTCAGACCCGTGGTCGCCGTGGAGATGGAGTTCTACCTGCTGGACCTCTCGGCGGCTGCCGAACACCGGGCGCAACCGCCGCGACCGCTGAACGGCCAGGCCGCTCCCAGCAAGCTGCAGGCCAACCTTCTGAGCGACCTGGAAGACTTCCAGCCCTTTTTCGCGGAGCTCTATCAGGCCTGCGAGGTCCAAGGTCTGCCCGCGCGGACCCTCTTGAGCGAATACGCGCCAGGCCAGATGGAACTCGTTCTCCAGCACCGCAGCGACGCCCTGCTCGCCTGTGATGAGGCGATACGCTTGAAACGGGCCATCAAGGGCGTCGCCGCCAAGCATGGCCTCTGCGCCTGCTTCATGGCCAAGCCCTATGCGCAATACAGCGGCTCTGGCATGCATCTCCACGCCTCGCTCGAAACCGAAGCGGGCGAGAACCACTTCTCGAGCGAGGACCGGCTCGGCAACGAGGCGCTGCGCCATGCCATCGGCGGCCTGAAGGCCACCATGGGGGACGCCATGGCGATCTGGGCGCCGGGCGGCAACTCCTACCGCCGCTTCCGCCGCTCCTCCTACGCACCGCTCGCCGCCTGCTGGGGCGCTGACAACCGCACCGTCAGCCTTCGCATTCCGGGCGGCCCCGCCGCGTCGCGCCACCTGGAGCACCGCGTCGCGGGCGCAGACGCCAACCCCTACCTGGTGGCCGCCGCGGTTCTGGCGGGCATGCACAAGGGGCTCGTGGAGAAGATCGACCCCGGCGCGCCGGTCGAAGGCAATGGCTATGAGCAGGAGCACCCCGCCCTGCCCGGCAACTGGTTCGCCGCGCTCAGCGCCTTGAGGGAGTCGCGCTTCCTGCGCGACTACTTCGGAGCGGACTCGCTGGAGGTCTATGCCGCGCTCAAGGAAGGCGAGGCAGACCGTTTCTTCGCCGAGCCCACGGCCCTTGACTTCCAGTACTACCTGAGGACGGTTTGA
- the xth gene encoding exodeoxyribonuclease III translates to MVKIATWNVNSINARLPNAEAWLKAAEPDVVLLQEIKCESDKFPALAFEALGYKAHAHGQKSYNGVAILSKEAIEDVQEGLPGGSDDSQARYLEATTFGLRVASIYLPNGNPAPGEKYDYKLAWMKRLKAQAESLLKSEQLVVLGGDYNCIPQPEDCHDPKAWADDALFLPQTRQAFREILNLGYAEAFRELHPSKIDYSFWDYQRGAWQQDKGIRIDHLLLSPQATDRLVACEIDRGPRGEEKASDHTPVWCELEL, encoded by the coding sequence ATGGTCAAGATCGCCACCTGGAACGTGAACTCCATCAATGCCCGGCTGCCGAACGCCGAAGCCTGGCTGAAGGCCGCCGAGCCCGACGTGGTGCTGCTCCAGGAGATCAAGTGCGAGAGCGACAAGTTCCCCGCCCTCGCCTTCGAGGCCCTGGGCTACAAGGCCCATGCCCATGGCCAGAAGAGCTACAACGGCGTCGCCATTCTCTCCAAGGAAGCGATCGAGGATGTGCAGGAAGGCCTGCCGGGTGGCTCGGATGACAGCCAGGCCCGCTATCTTGAAGCGACCACCTTCGGTCTGCGCGTCGCCAGCATCTATCTGCCTAACGGCAATCCCGCGCCCGGCGAGAAGTACGACTACAAGCTCGCCTGGATGAAGCGCCTGAAGGCGCAGGCCGAAAGCCTATTGAAGAGCGAGCAGCTTGTGGTGCTGGGGGGCGACTACAACTGCATCCCGCAGCCCGAGGACTGCCACGACCCCAAGGCCTGGGCCGACGACGCCCTCTTCCTGCCACAGACGCGCCAAGCCTTCCGGGAGATCCTGAACCTCGGTTATGCGGAAGCTTTCCGCGAACTGCACCCCAGCAAGATCGACTATAGTTTCTGGGACTACCAGCGGGGCGCCTGGCAACAGGACAAGGGCATCCGCATCGATCACCTGCTGCTCAGCCCCCAGGCGACGGACCGGCTCGTCGCCTGCGAGATCGACCGGGGACCGCGCGGTGAGGAGAAGGCCTCCGACCACACGCCCGTTTGGTGCGAACTGGAGCTATAG
- a CDS encoding ABC transporter ATP-binding protein, translated as MEVLALKSVHHWYGDIHAVDDLSIAVEAGEVVCLLGPSGCGKTTALRVAAGLETLQEGEVRLGGKVVADGRRDMAPEDRNVGLVFQDYALFPHLTVEANVGFGLTRFSSAERRERVQHALKLVGMAGQARSYPHQLSGGQQQRVALARALAPRPPVMLLDEPFSGLDSRLRGQVRDEALHVLKEVGAATLLVTHDPEEAMFMADRIAVMKDGKLMQVGTPAELYFAPENAFVASFLGDTNRLVGQVSGGSVATPLGDLEAKGFDEGAEVEVLIRPEALQLMAGQGDAGDGAGLVEVEAARLLGRSSLIHLSTGASEEGARLHLHARVPGRFLPSEGERLKVQLDRSQAFVFPVGTAR; from the coding sequence ATGGAAGTCCTCGCACTCAAGTCGGTCCACCACTGGTATGGCGACATCCATGCCGTCGACGATCTTTCGATCGCCGTCGAAGCGGGGGAGGTCGTCTGCCTACTGGGCCCCTCGGGCTGCGGCAAGACCACCGCGCTGCGTGTGGCCGCGGGACTGGAGACCTTGCAGGAGGGTGAGGTCCGCCTGGGCGGCAAGGTCGTTGCCGACGGCAGGCGCGACATGGCGCCGGAGGACCGGAACGTGGGCCTGGTGTTTCAGGACTACGCGCTCTTCCCCCATCTGACGGTGGAAGCGAACGTTGGCTTCGGGTTGACCCGCTTTTCCTCCGCCGAACGCAGGGAGCGGGTCCAGCACGCCTTGAAGCTGGTGGGCATGGCCGGGCAGGCGCGCAGCTATCCCCATCAGCTCTCAGGAGGGCAGCAGCAGCGGGTGGCTCTGGCCCGCGCGCTGGCGCCTCGTCCGCCGGTGATGCTTCTGGACGAACCCTTCTCCGGCCTTGATTCCCGTTTGCGCGGTCAGGTGCGCGACGAAGCGCTCCACGTCTTGAAGGAAGTTGGCGCCGCGACGCTTCTGGTCACGCACGACCCTGAAGAGGCGATGTTCATGGCCGACCGGATCGCCGTCATGAAGGACGGCAAGCTGATGCAGGTCGGCACACCTGCGGAGCTCTACTTCGCGCCCGAGAACGCCTTTGTCGCCTCCTTTCTCGGCGACACGAACCGCTTGGTCGGTCAGGTGTCTGGCGGCAGCGTCGCAACCCCGCTCGGAGATTTGGAGGCCAAGGGCTTCGATGAGGGCGCGGAGGTCGAGGTCCTGATCCGTCCCGAGGCGCTCCAGTTGATGGCCGGGCAGGGGGACGCCGGTGACGGCGCCGGGCTCGTGGAGGTCGAGGCGGCCCGGCTCCTGGGCCGCAGCAGCCTAATTCACCTTTCGACCGGCGCTTCGGAGGAGGGTGCGCGCCTGCATCTCCACGCCCGGGTTCCAGGCCGTTTCCTGCCGTCCGAGGGCGAGCGCCTGAAAGTGCAGCTCGACCGCAGTCAGGCCTTTGTTTTCCCTGTAGGCACTGCTAGATAG
- the argS gene encoding arginine--tRNA ligase, producing MNLFNYLKDRLQTELEAMVAEGALPDGLPLERCVVEAPRDASHGDVATNAALVLSKPAGLKPRDLADRLLARMTVWDIVEAGEVAGPGFINLRLAPGFWHERLRDILQAGEAYGESDMGGGRKVNVEYVSANPTGPLTVGHARGAVVGDALASLLDKAGFAVTREYYINDAGGQVDVLARSAYLRYREALGEAIDEIPPGLYPGEYLKDVGKALSERDGDKWLNAEEEAWLPEVRAFAIAAMMDRVKADLDLIGIHQEVYSSERALVEAGGVERVVAFLEERDLLYTGILEAPKGKTPEDYEPRPQTLFRATQFGDDVDRPLRKSDGAWTYFAGDMAYHLDKFQRGFALQIDVWGADHGGYVKRMKSAVKALTEGQGELHIVLCQLVKLLRGGDPVKMSKRSGTFITLADMVEEVGKDALRFIMLTRKSDQHLDFDFEKVLEQSRENPVFYVQYAHARCRSVLRHAASEVAEIPQDNVALAGQAHNRLTDPDELALIKLMAGWPKVVEGAAESYEPHRIAFYLYDLAAAFHQLWNKGRDDTTLRFLQPNDLELTGARLALVQALATVIASGLKLMGVQPVEEM from the coding sequence ATGAATCTTTTCAATTACCTAAAAGATAGACTTCAGACTGAACTGGAGGCGATGGTCGCCGAAGGCGCTTTGCCCGACGGCCTGCCGCTGGAGCGCTGCGTGGTCGAAGCGCCCCGCGATGCGAGCCATGGCGACGTCGCGACCAACGCCGCGTTGGTGCTGTCGAAGCCCGCGGGCCTCAAGCCGCGCGATCTGGCCGATCGGCTTCTGGCGCGCATGACTGTCTGGGATATCGTCGAGGCGGGCGAAGTCGCCGGCCCCGGTTTCATCAACCTGCGGCTCGCGCCGGGCTTCTGGCACGAGCGTTTGCGCGACATTCTCCAAGCAGGGGAAGCCTATGGTGAGAGCGATATGGGAGGGGGCCGCAAGGTCAACGTCGAGTATGTCTCGGCCAATCCCACGGGGCCGCTGACGGTCGGCCACGCCCGTGGCGCGGTGGTGGGCGATGCGCTTGCCTCTCTTCTCGACAAAGCCGGGTTCGCGGTCACGCGCGAGTACTACATCAACGACGCCGGCGGGCAGGTGGACGTCCTGGCCCGGTCCGCCTATCTGCGCTACCGCGAGGCTCTGGGCGAGGCCATCGACGAGATTCCGCCCGGCCTCTATCCCGGCGAATACCTGAAAGACGTCGGCAAGGCCCTGAGCGAGAGGGACGGCGACAAGTGGCTGAACGCGGAGGAGGAAGCCTGGCTGCCTGAGGTTCGGGCCTTCGCGATTGCGGCCATGATGGACCGGGTGAAGGCCGACCTCGACCTGATCGGCATCCATCAGGAAGTCTACAGTTCCGAGCGCGCCCTGGTGGAAGCCGGGGGCGTGGAGCGGGTGGTCGCTTTCCTGGAAGAGCGCGACCTGCTCTACACGGGAATCCTGGAGGCGCCGAAAGGCAAGACGCCCGAAGACTATGAGCCGCGCCCGCAAACCCTGTTCCGAGCGACGCAGTTCGGCGACGACGTCGACCGTCCGCTGCGCAAGTCGGACGGCGCCTGGACCTACTTCGCGGGCGACATGGCCTATCACCTCGACAAGTTCCAGCGCGGTTTCGCGCTTCAGATCGATGTTTGGGGCGCCGACCACGGCGGCTACGTCAAGCGCATGAAGTCCGCCGTCAAGGCGCTGACCGAAGGCCAGGGCGAGCTGCACATCGTGCTCTGTCAGCTGGTCAAGCTGCTGCGCGGCGGCGATCCGGTGAAGATGTCGAAACGCTCCGGCACCTTCATCACCCTCGCCGACATGGTGGAGGAGGTGGGCAAGGACGCTCTCCGCTTCATCATGCTGACGCGCAAGTCGGACCAGCACCTGGACTTCGATTTCGAGAAGGTGCTGGAGCAGAGTCGCGAGAATCCAGTCTTTTATGTCCAGTACGCCCATGCGCGCTGCCGCTCGGTGCTGCGGCACGCTGCCTCGGAAGTGGCGGAAATTCCACAAGATAATGTGGCTTTGGCCGGTCAGGCCCACAATCGCTTGACCGACCCCGACGAGCTTGCTTTGATCAAGTTGATGGCGGGCTGGCCGAAGGTCGTCGAAGGCGCGGCGGAAAGCTATGAGCCGCACCGCATCGCCTTCTACCTCTACGATCTGGCCGCTGCCTTCCATCAGCTCTGGAACAAGGGCAGGGACGACACGACCTTGCGCTTCCTGCAACCCAACGATCTTGAGCTGACGGGCGCGCGCCTGGCCCTCGTGCAGGCGCTGGCGACGGTGATCGCCTCCGGGCTCAAGCTCATGGGGGTCCAGCCGGTCGAGGAGATGTGA
- the scpB gene encoding SMC-Scp complex subunit ScpB: MSGGFDNLRLLEALLFASAKPLTLKDLKRHFPEEVELEPLLDELMQRYANGGVSLQRIGDAWAFRTAPDLAPHMKLEQEVTRKLSRAAVETLAICAYHQPITRAEIEEIRGVAISKGTLDLLLEAGWIRPRGRRRTPGRPVTWGTTPAFLDHFGLESVDELPGIDELKAAGLLDKRPALTALSARGMLTEIGDADDTDAGDEPEEEDALDESEIDMAVAEDFGSDIALEEDEDAAAPRDEQEPDEESDEPESRREGSQ, from the coding sequence ATGAGCGGGGGCTTCGACAACCTGCGGCTTCTGGAAGCGCTGCTGTTCGCCTCGGCGAAACCGCTGACGCTGAAGGACCTGAAACGCCACTTCCCGGAGGAGGTGGAACTGGAACCGCTGCTTGATGAGTTGATGCAGCGCTACGCCAATGGCGGCGTCAGCCTGCAAAGGATCGGAGACGCCTGGGCCTTTCGCACGGCGCCCGATCTCGCGCCTCACATGAAGCTGGAGCAGGAGGTGACGCGCAAGCTGTCCCGGGCGGCGGTCGAGACGCTGGCGATCTGCGCCTACCACCAACCGATCACGCGCGCTGAGATCGAGGAGATCAGGGGCGTTGCCATCTCCAAGGGAACCCTGGACCTGCTGCTTGAGGCGGGCTGGATACGCCCGCGCGGCCGCCGCCGGACGCCGGGCCGACCGGTGACCTGGGGCACGACGCCAGCCTTCCTGGACCACTTCGGTCTGGAGAGCGTTGACGAACTGCCGGGCATTGACGAGTTGAAGGCGGCGGGCCTGCTGGACAAACGCCCGGCGCTGACCGCGCTCTCCGCGCGCGGGATGCTGACCGAGATTGGCGATGCCGACGACACCGACGCAGGCGACGAGCCCGAAGAAGAGGATGCGCTCGACGAGAGCGAAATCGATATGGCCGTCGCCGAGGACTTCGGCTCCGATATTGCCCTGGAAGAAGACGAGGATGCCGCTGCCCCGCGGGACGAGCAGGAGCCGGACGAAGAGTCCGATGAGCCCGAATCCCGCCGCGAGGGCTCGCAATAG
- the erpA gene encoding iron-sulfur cluster insertion protein ErpA, protein MSDVAEMQGLTLSANAAKRIAWLMEQEGDEALMLRISVSGGGCSGFQYGFTFDDAVNADDLTFERDGAKIVVDEVSIQLLAGAEVDFVEDLMGAYFKIDNPNATASCGCGTSFSI, encoded by the coding sequence ATGAGCGACGTCGCTGAGATGCAGGGACTGACCCTGAGCGCCAATGCCGCAAAGCGCATCGCCTGGCTTATGGAGCAGGAAGGCGACGAGGCGCTGATGCTGCGCATTTCGGTGTCAGGCGGCGGCTGTTCGGGTTTCCAGTACGGCTTCACCTTCGACGATGCCGTCAACGCCGACGACCTGACCTTTGAGCGGGACGGCGCGAAGATCGTCGTGGACGAGGTTTCGATACAGCTGCTGGCGGGCGCCGAGGTCGACTTCGTGGAAGACCTGATGGGCGCCTACTTCAAGATCGACAACCCGAACGCGACCGCCTCCTGCGGCTGCGGCACGTCTTTCTCCATCTAG
- a CDS encoding SPOR domain-containing protein: MPSGDDYGRREALYAGERPVINEEEQRRARQASRKRSRGARWLARLSALAVLALFGGIVWYAYSWGVGEVGEGQIPIVRAAEGPEKTLPDERGGLEVPYQDSLVLNGSEEGVERIVPPPEEPLPLEAMPEPAAAPAPAAAPEIAETQAEGTAPAPSEDPIGQMIQTAELESGGSDPAAEADPLPEVKPEAPEANSEAASAPTPDPTPDPGVTQQAQVGQVSGYQVQLAAVQDASAAEREWRRLQGLHPELLGNLTLFTETVEIEGRGTFHRIQAGPLPSRETAADLCDVLKGREQPCLVVSP; encoded by the coding sequence ATGCCGTCAGGGGACGACTACGGCAGACGAGAAGCGCTCTACGCGGGAGAGCGCCCTGTGATCAATGAAGAAGAACAGCGGCGCGCCAGGCAGGCGAGCCGCAAGCGGTCGCGTGGCGCGCGCTGGCTGGCCCGGCTTTCCGCCTTGGCGGTGCTGGCGCTCTTCGGCGGGATCGTCTGGTACGCCTATTCCTGGGGCGTCGGCGAGGTCGGCGAAGGGCAGATACCCATCGTCCGCGCCGCCGAAGGTCCCGAGAAAACGCTTCCCGATGAGCGGGGCGGGCTTGAGGTTCCCTACCAGGACAGCCTCGTCCTGAACGGCAGCGAGGAGGGGGTGGAGCGCATCGTTCCCCCGCCGGAAGAGCCTCTGCCCCTGGAAGCCATGCCGGAACCCGCGGCGGCGCCGGCACCCGCGGCAGCGCCCGAAATAGCCGAAACTCAAGCAGAGGGCACGGCCCCCGCGCCCTCCGAGGATCCCATCGGCCAGATGATCCAGACGGCCGAGTTGGAAAGCGGCGGCAGCGATCCGGCGGCTGAAGCTGATCCTTTGCCGGAGGTGAAGCCCGAGGCACCCGAAGCAAATTCCGAGGCGGCGTCTGCGCCCACACCCGACCCCACACCCGACCCTGGCGTGACGCAGCAGGCTCAGGTCGGACAGGTGAGCGGTTACCAGGTCCAACTCGCCGCCGTCCAGGATGCCTCAGCGGCTGAGCGGGAGTGGCGCAGGCTGCAGGGGTTGCATCCCGAGTTGCTTGGCAACCTCACCCTCTTCACCGAAACGGTGGAGATCGAGGGGCGTGGCACCTTCCACCGTATCCAGGCGGGCCCCTTGCCAAGCCGGGAGACGGCGGCGGACCTGTGCGATGTCCTGAAGGGCCGGGAGCAACCCTGCCTCGTGGTCTCACCGTAG
- the nagZ gene encoding beta-N-acetylhexosaminidase yields the protein MLASIFGLEGTQINDWEKAFFRESNPVGFILFARNVESPDQLRALTLELRDCVGRQDAPILIDQEGGRVQRMGPPSWRKAPPAECFSELHARDPKAGVAACRANAALMGLDLIEAGITVDCAPVLDLRVEGAHDIIGDRSYGSDPDRVTALGRSVCEGLLSAGVLPVIKHLPGHGRAGEDSHEALPRVSASLDELEASDFKPFRALKDATWGMTAHIVYDALDPQRPATQSPEALRFLREEIGFDGVLVSDDLSMKALGGAFETRAALALEAGCDLVLHCNGDRAEMAKVAKGSASLTQAAKQRLERGEATRRDAKEVLDRAALSDELNRLLASAPAAV from the coding sequence TTGCTGGCTTCAATCTTCGGACTTGAAGGAACACAAATAAACGACTGGGAAAAAGCATTTTTCCGGGAGTCGAACCCTGTTGGGTTCATCCTGTTCGCGCGCAACGTGGAGAGCCCCGATCAGCTTCGCGCCCTGACCCTGGAGCTGCGCGACTGCGTCGGGCGTCAGGATGCACCGATCCTGATCGATCAGGAAGGCGGGCGGGTGCAGCGCATGGGGCCGCCGAGCTGGCGCAAGGCGCCGCCGGCAGAATGCTTCTCAGAGCTCCATGCCCGCGATCCGAAGGCTGGGGTGGCGGCCTGCCGGGCGAACGCCGCCCTGATGGGCTTGGATTTGATCGAGGCGGGAATCACCGTGGACTGCGCGCCGGTCTTGGACCTCAGGGTCGAAGGCGCGCATGACATCATCGGGGACCGCTCCTATGGTTCGGATCCGGACCGGGTGACAGCCCTGGGCCGCAGCGTCTGCGAGGGTCTCTTGTCGGCTGGCGTCCTGCCGGTGATCAAGCACCTGCCCGGACATGGCCGCGCGGGCGAAGACAGTCACGAGGCGCTGCCGCGCGTCTCAGCCAGCCTCGATGAGTTGGAGGCAAGCGACTTCAAACCGTTCCGCGCCTTGAAGGATGCGACCTGGGGCATGACCGCGCATATCGTTTACGATGCGCTTGACCCCCAGCGGCCGGCAACGCAGTCGCCGGAGGCCCTGCGCTTCCTGCGCGAGGAGATCGGCTTCGATGGTGTATTGGTGAGCGATGACCTCTCCATGAAGGCCCTGGGCGGCGCGTTCGAGACGAGGGCCGCCTTGGCCCTGGAGGCGGGTTGCGATCTCGTGCTTCATTGCAATGGCGACCGGGCCGAAATGGCGAAGGTCGCCAAGGGCAGCGCCAGCCTGACCCAGGCGGCGAAGCAACGCCTGGAGCGAGGCGAAGCGACGCGGCGGGATGCAAAGGAAGTCCTGGATCGCGCGGCGCTGAGCGATGAACTCAACCGATTGCTGGCCTCGGCGCCGGCGGCGGTCTAG
- a CDS encoding GFA family protein: MAGEDQRVTGGCACGALRYEAGPVQAVDACHCGQCRRASGTTPVVWATVASATFRWVKGEPRYYQSSDHGRRGFCAVCGTPVIFDSSRWPKELDLTIGSLDEPEAHPPQRESFLHDKLSWVRADPALPQLPGELPGEDD, from the coding sequence GTGGCCGGGGAGGACCAGAGGGTCACGGGCGGCTGCGCCTGCGGCGCGCTCCGCTATGAGGCGGGGCCGGTTCAGGCGGTCGACGCGTGCCATTGCGGGCAATGCCGCCGCGCCAGCGGCACGACGCCGGTCGTCTGGGCCACGGTCGCCAGCGCCACTTTCCGATGGGTCAAGGGTGAGCCGCGCTACTATCAGTCTTCCGACCATGGTCGGCGCGGGTTCTGTGCTGTTTGCGGAACTCCCGTGATCTTTGATTCGAGCCGCTGGCCCAAGGAACTGGACCTGACCATCGGCAGCTTGGACGAGCCGGAAGCCCATCCTCCGCAGCGCGAAAGCTTCCTGCATGACAAGCTGTCCTGGGTCCGCGCCGACCCCGCCCTGCCACAGCTTCCCGGGGAACTGCCCGGCGAAGACGACTGA
- a CDS encoding deoxyguanosinetriphosphate triphosphohydrolase: protein MNQPYLSPYACRPENSRGRRYATDESHTRSAFQRDRDRILHAGAFRKLQYKTQVFVVHEGDYYRTRLTHSLEVAQIARSISRALGLDEDLAEACALAHDLGHPPFAHAGEDALQEAMEPFGGFDHNEQTFRILTELEQRYADFDGLNLTWETLEGVAKHNGPLGGEGNRPLRPRIAAFDREWRLELNEHAGAEAQVAALSDDIAYNSHDVDDGLRSGLITEEQLDEVPLVGDLYRQVRALHPAADAARQRYEVIRRMITHMVDDLIAETRRRADEAQIASPEDVRALGRPLVAFSEAMREKDRGLRGFLLTHLYRHTKVNRTRRKARRIVSDLFQCYLAEPECLPDGWRAEAEETNEAAARAQIVTDYIAGMTDSYAMKEHRRLFDLNALSEK from the coding sequence ATGAACCAGCCGTACCTCAGCCCCTATGCCTGCCGCCCGGAGAACAGCCGGGGGCGGCGCTACGCGACGGATGAGAGCCATACGCGCTCTGCCTTCCAGCGCGACCGCGACCGCATCTTGCATGCCGGGGCCTTCCGGAAGCTTCAATACAAGACCCAGGTCTTCGTGGTCCACGAGGGCGACTACTATCGAACCCGTCTCACGCATTCGCTGGAGGTGGCGCAGATCGCCCGCTCGATCTCGCGGGCCCTGGGACTCGATGAAGACTTGGCGGAGGCCTGCGCTTTGGCCCACGACCTGGGCCATCCCCCCTTCGCGCACGCCGGGGAGGATGCGCTTCAGGAGGCCATGGAGCCTTTCGGCGGTTTCGACCACAACGAACAGACCTTCCGCATCCTGACCGAACTGGAGCAGCGCTACGCGGACTTCGACGGTCTGAACCTGACCTGGGAGACGCTGGAGGGCGTGGCCAAGCACAACGGGCCGCTGGGCGGGGAGGGGAACCGCCCACTGCGCCCGCGCATTGCCGCCTTCGACCGGGAATGGCGGCTGGAACTGAACGAGCATGCGGGGGCCGAGGCTCAGGTCGCCGCTCTCTCCGACGACATCGCCTACAACAGCCATGACGTGGACGATGGCTTGCGCTCCGGCCTCATCACCGAAGAGCAACTCGACGAGGTGCCCCTGGTGGGCGATCTCTACCGGCAGGTCCGGGCGCTTCATCCGGCCGCCGACGCCGCGCGCCAGCGCTACGAAGTGATCCGCCGCATGATCACCCACATGGTGGACGACCTGATCGCCGAGACCCGCCGCCGGGCCGACGAAGCGCAAATTGCCTCGCCAGAGGATGTCAGGGCGCTGGGCCGGCCGCTGGTCGCCTTTTCGGAGGCCATGCGGGAGAAGGACCGGGGCCTGCGGGGCTTCCTGCTGACCCATCTCTACCGGCACACCAAGGTGAATCGCACGCGGCGGAAGGCGAGACGGATTGTCTCCGACCTCTTCCAGTGCTATCTGGCCGAACCCGAATGCCTGCCGGACGGCTGGCGCGCGGAGGCCGAGGAGACGAACGAGGCGGCGGCCCGCGCCCAGATCGTGACGGACTACATCGCTGGCATGACAGATTCCTACGCCATGAAGGAGCACCGGCGCCTTTTCGATCTGAATGCGCTGTCAGAGAAATGA
- a CDS encoding ScpA family protein, translating to MAEDDSRTPDGFEEDAPLDLEGVLKLDLEGFEGPIHVLLELARDQKVDILQISMTQLADQYLEFIRQAKKLRLELAADYLVMAAWLAYLKSRLLLPTQKEEEGEEPSAVAMAAALRFQLQRLEAMQRLGKQLLERPRLGSEIFARGEPERLETVQHTRYDVSLFELLRGYTRHHARVKASSLQVQAFDLYSVEDALQRLTHFLGNLPDWSEMSSFLPRDLRDDLMIRSAVASTFAASLELAKSGKLELRQDGAFGPLYLRSKSEGS from the coding sequence ATGGCCGAAGACGACAGCAGAACGCCGGACGGCTTCGAGGAGGATGCACCCCTCGACCTGGAGGGCGTGCTGAAGCTCGATCTGGAGGGCTTCGAGGGTCCGATTCACGTGCTGTTGGAACTGGCCCGCGATCAGAAGGTGGATATCCTTCAGATCTCCATGACGCAACTGGCCGACCAGTACTTGGAGTTCATTCGTCAGGCCAAGAAACTGCGTCTGGAACTGGCCGCGGATTACCTCGTGATGGCGGCCTGGCTTGCTTACCTGAAGTCGCGGCTGCTACTGCCGACCCAGAAGGAAGAGGAGGGCGAAGAGCCCTCCGCCGTCGCCATGGCCGCCGCCCTGCGGTTCCAGCTTCAAAGGCTGGAGGCCATGCAGCGACTGGGCAAGCAACTGCTGGAGCGCCCGCGCCTGGGCAGCGAGATCTTCGCGCGCGGGGAGCCCGAGCGTTTGGAGACGGTGCAGCACACCCGCTACGACGTATCGCTGTTCGAACTGTTGCGCGGCTACACGCGACACCACGCCAGGGTCAAGGCCAGCAGCCTCCAGGTGCAGGCCTTCGATCTCTACAGCGTCGAGGATGCTTTGCAGCGTCTGACGCATTTCCTGGGCAACCTTCCGGATTGGAGCGAAATGAGTTCCTTCCTGCCTCGCGACCTGCGCGATGATCTGATGATCCGCTCCGCCGTGGCCTCGACCTTCGCAGCCAGTTTGGAGCTTGCGAAGTCGGGCAAGCTGGAGTTGCGGCAGGATGGCGCCTTCGGTCCCCTCTACCTGCGCAGCAAGAGTGAGGGGTCATGA